Proteins co-encoded in one Neodiprion lecontei isolate iyNeoLeco1 chromosome 3, iyNeoLeco1.1, whole genome shotgun sequence genomic window:
- the LOC107223870 gene encoding CKLF-like MARVEL transmembrane domain-containing protein 4 — MQQGFPGQHTTTTMVTVGTTTVNPTIRFDRSLILTLPSILRIAQMLFSLLGFICVTTTLFAYKSQGQWFNTVAMGGFWYTAIIFIFYLFHVIEKLHKIPWLKIELVFCIIWCVCNFVAAVVIVTCVSYDGALGFATFFGFGAMIAFGIDAYLKYMRIKRGEIAQGERQASKTVSSVTSPAY, encoded by the exons ATGCAGCAGGGATTTCCAGGTCAGCATACGACCACTACAATGGTCACAGTCGGAACTACCACGGTCAACCCTACGATCAGGTTTGATCGTTCATTGATTCTGACTTTGCCGAGTATATTGAGAATTGCACAAATG CTTTTCAGTCTCCTCGGTTTCATTTGTGTGACAACTACGCTGTTTGCCTACAAAAGCCAAGGTCAATGGTTCAACACAGTTGCCATGGGTGGATTTTGGTATACCGCTATCATATTTATCTTCTACCTATTCCACGTTATCGAAAAGCTCCACAAAATACCGTGGCTAAAAATA GAGCTGGTCTTCTGTATTATTTGGTGTGTGTGCAACTTTGTGGCTGCAGTAGTGATCGTCACCTGTGTTTCGTACGATGGCGCACTTGGTTTCGCTACA TTTTTTGGATTCGGCGCAATGATTGCCTTCGGGATAGACGCGTACCTGAAATATATGCGCATTAAGAGAGGGGAGATTGCACAGGGCGAGCGTCAAGCTAGTAAAACAGTATCATCGGTAACCAGCCCTGCCTATTAA